Genomic window (Leptospira kirschneri serovar Cynopteri str. 3522 CT):
TTACCAAGGGATATTTTCCTTTTAAACCATTCTGACCTTTCGGATTTTATAACCCCCGAAAAAAGAATGTATGATTTTTACCAATATCTTGCCATATGTCCCACTGTCAAGAAAACATCGATTTAAAACCGATATTACAAAGGTTTGATATGGATCTATTTGTATTACTTAAACTTTTGTAATAGTTCCTACATTTGAGTCTGTCTCAAACTATAGAATGCCTAAAACACGATCTTTCGAACGACCAAACGCTTACGTTTAAGAAAAACATTTTGCCGAGCTTGAACACGATCCGCGTAAAGAGTATTTTGCTTTAGTTTGGAACAACTGTAGAAAAGCGAGACGCTTTCGTTTCACAAAAATATGGAAACTATACAGAAAAACACATTACAAAAGAAAAATTCTTTAAATACTTGCCGCTAAATACTTTAGATTTTTTGCATTTTCTACCGGATTTCCGGTTTTATAAAGTCCGGCTCCAACTACTACGATATCTACTCCGTTTTTCTTTAGTTCTTGAATATTGGTATCGTTGACTCCCCCATCTACTTCGAGTTCAACCGGTCTAGAACCAATCAGTTCTTTTACCTTACGAATTTTATCCATTCCATTTACGATGAATTTTTGTCCGTAAAAACCAGGTTCTACCGTCATTAATAGAATTAAATCCACATAGGGTAAAACGTTTTCCAAAGAAGAAACTGGAGTTCCTGGATTTAAAGAAACTCCTACTTTTGTTCCATGACTCTTGATTTCTTGCGCAAGACGAATCGGAAAATCAGTCGTTTCAATATGAAACGTAATACAATAAGGATTGAATTCATAATATTTAAAAACATGATTTTCCGGTTTAGTAACCATTAAATGAACGTCTAACGGAATCGATGTGAGTGATTTTACTTCCTTAGTGAGAGCTTCTCCGAAACTAATTTGTGGAACGAAGTTACCGTCCATAACGTCCATGTGTATAAGATCTATCGCAGTCGGATCGTAATCGGAAACTGTTTTTGCAAGTTCCGTGAGTTTAGTCGCAAGTATGGATGCAGAAATTTTCAAAGCTCACTCTCATAAGACTTGGATTTTACTTTGGAATCGGACGCATCTAAAAGAGTAAGTTTTACATTTCCTTTTCGATAAAATACGGTTTGGAATTTTTCTCCGTCTTTAAGTGAAATAGGAAGAGTTAAAATATCCGTTTCTACTTGATTGGAAGATTTTAAAACCGCTTTATAATTTCCATCGTTTCCGACTTCATAAGAAAATAATTCGTAACCGCTTTCTACTGCAAGTTCCGGTTCAAAGTATGATACTTTAAAACGAACTTCATCTCCTTCTAGTCTTGCGGAAGATATAAGTCCGTTTTCGGAACGAACTCTAGTGTTCACAATTTCTTCCACTCTACTTTTGATTCCGGAACGAATTAAACTTTTTTGAACGAGTGGAAAAGACGCACCTTGAAAAGAAGTAGGGGAAAATTCTTCCTTAGTTTTACTCGGAACCTTAGTTACGAGTAAGAATATTTTTTCTCTTGCAGAAGTATTTTTTCCAGGTTCTGGAATTTGATCGATAACAGTATTCGGAAGTTGGTCTGCTTGTGGTTCAATGTAAGTAATTCCA
Coding sequences:
- the rpe gene encoding ribulose-phosphate 3-epimerase, which produces MKISASILATKLTELAKTVSDYDPTAIDLIHMDVMDGNFVPQISFGEALTKEVKSLTSIPLDVHLMVTKPENHVFKYYEFNPYCITFHIETTDFPIRLAQEIKSHGTKVGVSLNPGTPVSSLENVLPYVDLILLMTVEPGFYGQKFIVNGMDKIRKVKELIGSRPVELEVDGGVNDTNIQELKKNGVDIVVVGAGLYKTGNPVENAKNLKYLAASI
- a CDS encoding PASTA domain-containing protein, whose amino-acid sequence is MNQEQIREKYLPIGGYVLFLAAGLLLFFSAAFLVVFVRTKSTAKVIVPDLIGKSYPEVHNELGRLQLKVRLENKRYPDKTDGIILYQSIRPGREIEAGSKIVLTVNTGLDRVIVPDVRGQSIDSAKANLQKVLSEETYVEMQIGGITYIEPQADQLPNTVIDQIPEPGKNTSAREKIFLLVTKVPSKTKEEFSPTSFQGASFPLVQKSLIRSGIKSRVEEIVNTRVRSENGLISSARLEGDEVRFKVSYFEPELAVESGYELFSYEVGNDGNYKAVLKSSNQVETDILTLPISLKDGEKFQTVFYRKGNVKLTLLDASDSKVKSKSYESEL